A genomic window from Astatotilapia calliptera chromosome 12, fAstCal1.2, whole genome shotgun sequence includes:
- the LOC113034372 gene encoding uncharacterized protein LOC113034372: protein MNISGDPNIAVAIREYFDSGHTYEVILDMLKCNRDISISMRTLKTHLKESGLYRRGNYSPLPEVRRAILAELRGPGQLFGYRTMWQVLKQKHKLRVKRDVVMRLLIQLNPQGIALRTRRRFTRRTYHSMGPNYIWHVDGYDKLKPFGLALSGCIDGFSRRLMWLVCGATNNNPAVIAHNYINCVKSLGVIPMRLRTDFGTENGTMAAIQCTLRHAHTDYYAGSSSHSYGSSTGNQRIESWWSYFRRGRSQFWMDLFGDLRDSGNLNGSHEHQCLLRFCFRGVLQKDLDECKDLWNKHRIRPSRLASCPGGIPNELYLLPHRYGSRDCGFAVEERELDVFPEEGLPVGLCGDPNIEEYLQQAVQQNTLQQPQDWESATELYLALKDIAGF from the exons atgaacATTAGCGGTGACCCAAACATAGCTGTCGCTATTCGAGAATATTTTGATTCAGGACATACATACGAGGTGATACTGGATATGCTCAAGTGTAATCGTGACATTTCAATTAGTATGCGTACACTGAAAACGCATTTAAAAGAATCTGGACTGTACAGACGAGGCAACTATTCTCCACTTCCTGAGGTGAGGCGTGCCATTTTGGCCGAGCTTCGAGGACCAGGACAATTGTTTGGATATCGGACCATGTGGCAAGttctcaaacaaaaacacaagctgcGTGTCAAGCGTGATGTAGTTATGAGGCTGTTGATACAACTAAATCCTCAAGGAATCGCTTTGAGAACTCGAAGGAGGTTCACAAGACGCACGTATCACTCCATGGGGCCCAATTACATATGGCATGTAGATGGCTATGATAAACTGAAACCCTTTGGCTTGGCCCTGTCAGGATGTATAGATGGCTTTTCAAGAAGACTGATGTGGCTTGTGTGTGgagcaacaaacaacaacccGGCTGTTATAGCTCACAATTATATAAACTGTGTAAAGAGTCTTGGTGTGATACCAATGAGATTACGAACAGACTTCGGGACTGAGAATGGGACTATGGCAGCAATACAGTGTACCCTCCGTCACGCGCACACGGACTATTATGCTGGATCGTCAAGCCACAGTTACGGATCATCTACTGGGAATCAGCGCATCGAGTCATGGTGGTCTTATTTCAGAAGAGGAAG GTCTCAGTTTTGGATGGACTTGTTTGGAGACCTAAGAGACTCTGGAAACTTAAATGGAAGCCACGAACACCAATGCTTGCTGAGATTCTGCTTCAGAGGGGTTCTACAGAAAGACCTGGATGAATGCAAAGACCTCTGGAACAAACACAGGATCCGGCCAAGCAGACTTGCATCGTGTCCAGGGGGGATTCCAAACGAACTCTATCTCTTGCCTCACAG aTATGGTTCAAGAGACTGTGGATTTGCTGTTGAGGAGAGGGAACTGGATGTGTTTCCCGAGGAGGGGCTACCGGTTGGATTGTGTGGTGATCCAAACATTGAGGAATATTTACAACAGGCTgtacaacaaaacacactgcaGCAGCCACAAGACTGGGAATCGGCCACAGAACTGTATTTGGCCCTGAAGGACATAGCTGGGTTTTAG
- the LOC113034371 gene encoding G2/M phase-specific E3 ubiquitin-protein ligase-like, whose translation MSDLFVFGTGSYSACGAFRLKKNGGMFCPSCGKKLVEESPNFCSGCGERLYHASCIGDTSLPSTSQTTSNCPTPTFSTFIEYRKKKNEERQKFSEGRKGLKKKEKRKVQINVGLMTIKGGLKPYRGKTIFLTTDPDATATSLLNQAVKKMKDFNKDLKDGPFLLLYPDGTEVITVPGTQRPFTLEAYKAEVGKPYQRITVFICLKSDFEDVGENSDLSDSDPEIVIKRPSEFDLADTLPWELQHESSPLQKAAEYEKRTGDLVLANEVQQVIDLEEENDTGTTECLTVESSCYRNYTQLFEPIVIDDEDPTPNEAKAEPPEEPVDTNLEAHEIIANLALELDHKKVSRFNISRSAVWDGAVRGFQRSTYSDNYDMFIKFNDDAGSFEDGLDTGGPRREFLTLLMGSLRNRPIFDGPPESRYLVYNSRAARQDEYFLAGKMIAVSIVHGGPAPHFLSKNLVNHITGNQSFSATVEDVQDEEITKVLHQVLKAESEESLHNLILQNSTIFQTAGCLRNVKPCEKQAFVEEYLRWYILERNQSVIQRFKDGLESLNFLSALQKHSSVLAPLLCFSAKALTASELESMFRPDLSPAGSNKRHKEVLTLGFWADYLLDCEEKATAVCLEDLMFATGLTAVPPAGMTPPPCIQFLSDSPFPVANTCANTLKLPICDSYGIFKANMDFGIQNAPGFGCS comes from the exons CATCACAGACTACCTCAAACTGCCCGACTCCAACCTTCAGCACCTTCATAgaatacagaaaaaagaaaaatgaagagagGCAAAAGTTTTCTGAAGGGAGGAAGGgcttaaagaaaaaggaaaaaagaaaggttcAG ATAAATGTCGGCTTGATGACCATAAAGGGTGGTTTGAAGCCATACCGTGGAAAAACAATTTTCCTAACAACAGACCCTGACGCTACTGCCACAAGTCTGCTCAATCaagctgttaaaaaaatgaaggacTTTAACAAAGATCTAAAAGATGGACCTTTCCTTCTTCTGTATCCGGATGGCACTGAGGTCATTACTGTCCCTGGAACACAAAGACCATTTACACTTGAGGCTTATAAGGCTGAAGTTGGCAAGCCTTATCAAAGAATCACTGTTTTCATCTGCTTGAAGAGTGACTTTGAAGATG ttGGAGAAAACTCAGACTTGTCTGACTCTGACCCCGAGATTGTTATTAAAAGGCCCTCTGAGTTTGATCTTGCTGATACACTG ccaTGGGAACTTCAACATGAAAGCAGTCCTTTACAGAAAGCGGCAGAATATGA GAAGCGTACTGGGGATCTTGTGCTTGCTAATGAAGTACAACAg GTCATAGATTTGGAAGAAGAAAACGATACAGGCACTACTGAATGCCTCACTGTCGAGAGCTCCTGTTACAG AAACTACACACAGCTGTTTGAACCGATTGTGATTGATGATGAAGATCCTACTCCTAACGAAGCCAAAGCTGAGCCCCCAGAAGAACCTGT agacaCCAATTTGGAGGCACATGAAATTATTGCAAATTTGGCACTGGAACTTGACCACAAGAAGGTCAGCAGGTTCAATATATCAAGGTCAGCTGTATGGGATGGAGCTGTTAGAGGATTTCAACGCAGCACATACTCTGACAACTACGACATGTTCATCAAGTTTAATGATGATGCTGGCAGCTTTGAAGACGGTTTGGATACAGGTGGCCCGAGGCGTGAATTCCTCACACTTCTTATGGGCAGTCTGAGAAATCGCCCCATCTTTGATGGACCTCCAGAGAGCCGTTATCTTGTATATAATTCAAGAG CTGCCAGGCAAGATGAGTACTTTTTAGCAGGAAAGATGATCGCTGTATCCATTGTGCATGGGGGACCAGCACCACATTTCCTCTCCAAGAACCTGGTCAACCACATCACAGGGAATCAGAGTTTCAGCGCCACTGTAGAAGATGTGCAAGATGAGGAGATCACAAAAGTTCTACATCAG gTCCTGAAAGCTGAATCAGAGGAGTCTTTGCATAATCTTATTTTGCAAAACAGCACAATCTTCCAAACTGCTGGATGCCTCAGAAATGTCAAGCCTTGTGAGAAACAAGCATTTGTGGAGGAATACCTCAGATGGTACATCCTTGAAAGAAACCAAAGTGTCATACAACG ATTTAAAGATGGACTGGAAAGTCTGAATTTTTTAAGTGCACTGCAAAAACATTCCAGTGTGCTGGCCCCACTCCTATGCTTCTCTGCAAAGGCCCTGACTGCTTCAGAACTGGAGAGCATGTTCAGACCAGATCTCAGCCCAGCAGGAAGCAACAAGCGGCATAAGGAGGTCCTAACACTTGGCTTTTGGGCAGATTATCTCCTTGATTGTGAAG AGAAGGCAACAGCAGTGTGTCTGGAAGATTTGATGTTTGCCACAGGGCTGACGGCAGTTCCACCGGCAGGAATGACACCACCACCATGCATCCAGTTTTTAAGTGATTCGCCTTTTCCAGTTGCAAACACCTGTGCAAATACTCTGAAGCTACCCATCTGTGACTCATATGGCATCTTTAAGGCCAACATGGACTTTGGAATTCAAAATGCTCCAGGATTTGGATGTTCTTAA